The genomic window CTGAATCTTCTCAACCACGAATTTTCCCAGCAGGTTAATATCGGCGGCATCAACAAAAGCGATGACATCTATTGGACCGGTAACCACATGGCTCTGCTTGACTCCTTCAATCTGCGCAAGTTTGCGGTTTACTTCGAGCGCTTTCCCCTGGATGCATTCCACAAAGATATATGCAGAGATGGCCATCTCTTTTCGCCCTCCTTGTCCTGGTCAAGCCGCGGCAAGAAATGGTGTATATCTTCTATTCATACTATATCGACCTGCACGTCTTTTGGAAAGGGAGAGCACCGACTTTTCCCGGCGCGCGGCTGGAATGGCGGGCGTCAATTTCACTCGGATTCGGGGCTGAAGTTTACGTGGGAGATGCGAAACCTCTCGCGCAGAGGGCGCTCGAGGCGCCGGAAAACTTCGGCGCACTCGCTGACCCTGAAGTTTTCACGAAAAACCAGGTGTGCGGTCATCGAGTACATTTGAGACGTGATCTCCCAGACGTGGACATCATGCACGTCGGCCACTTCCGGCGCTTCGTCACGGATAAGCCTCACCACTTCATCGATTTTGATATGCCTGGGCGCCGTTTCGAGAAGGATGTGGATGGAATCCCTCAAGAGATTCCAGCTCCAGAAGAGAATGACGATCGCAATCAGGATGCTCAACAGGGGGTCGATGAAGTACCATCCGGTGAAGTAGATGATAGCGGCGCCGCCGACGATTCCCAACGATGAGGCGGTGTCGCCGAGCATGTGCAGGAATGCGCTTCGGACATTCAGGTCTTCCTTCCCGACATCGTACAGGATTACCGCGCTCAGGAGGTTGACCGCGAGCCCGAATACGGCGACGAGCAGCATCGGCACCTCCTTGACGGGAGCGAGGTGGAATAAGCGGTTGAAGCCCTCATACAGAATGAGCGCGGTTATCACCAGGAGCGTCACGCCGTTGAACAGGGCCGCCAGCACCTCGACTCGATAGAGGCCGAAGCTGCGTTTCGGGTGCGTCGGGATCGCTGCGACAAGGATCGCGAGAAAACTGATCAGGAGTGCGAAGAAGTGGGTGAGCATATGGCCGGCATCACTGAGGAGGGCGAGGCTGCCGGTGAAGAGGCCGCCAATCACTTCGATGATCATCGTACTGCCGGTCAAGGCCATCGTCAGGCTGAGTCGCTTGCGTTCGGCCGCACGGTGCACATGCCGGTGCTCCGGCTCGTCGCGCTCGTGGAAGTGCTCGAGAGAAACCAGTGGCTGATGGAGATGGATCATGTGCGGCGAAGTTCCGCTAATCCGCTTCCTCTTCGATTTCAGTAATCGCTTTGCCGTCCTTGAACAGGTATGTCTTCATCTGCTTGGCGAATTCGGGATCGTTCCGCCTGATCCATTCCATAAGCATGGCGGAATGTTCTTTTTCCTCGTCGCGATTGTGCTTGAGGATATCCTTCAATTCGAGATTATCCGTGGCGTCTATCCTCTGCTGATACCAATCCATCGCCTCGATCTCTTCTTTGAGAGAAATCCATGCGCGGTGCAGGTCGAGCGTGGCTTTCGACAGCTTTTCATACAGTTCATGATATGTTCCCGCCATTAGTCGCCTCCTTCTCCCGGGTCGTTTTGGGAGTTGATATCAGTGCTTCCTCGAGCCTCTTGCATCACCTTAATCGCGTCTACTCTGGTTTCCACTATGCCTTTTCCGCCCACGTAATTGGCGTATACGCCAAAGAACCCGCCGGGGATGCGATCGTCCTGAAGCGGACAGCCCGGCAGTTCCTGCTCATCCCAGTATACCCAAAAATTGTTCCCGGCGCACCTCACGGCCATTTTATGCCACCCGCTCTTTTCAGAAACCCCGCCCGGTATTTCCGCCTGCTTCCAGGACTTGATGTAGACCGGGTAATTATTCGTGTCGCTGCCGACGTATGCGAATGACAGCCGCTGCTCGGCATCGAAGTGCGTCGCGAACCGGTAGAAACGCTCGTTCTGCGGGTCGACCCTGACGGCTATCCCGTTGAGCGGCGCTCGGCCCTCCGGGAC from Candidatus Abyssobacteria bacterium SURF_5 includes these protein-coding regions:
- a CDS encoding Lrp/AsnC family transcriptional regulator, whose translation is MAISAYIFVECIQGKALEVNRKLAQIEGVKQSHVVTGPIDVIAFVDAADINLLGKFVVEKIQSIGGVLRTSTNIVTQ
- a CDS encoding ferritin, producing MAGTYHELYEKLSKATLDLHRAWISLKEEIEAMDWYQQRIDATDNLELKDILKHNRDEEKEHSAMLMEWIRRNDPEFAKQMKTYLFKDGKAITEIEEEAD
- a CDS encoding cation transporter — translated: MIHLHQPLVSLEHFHERDEPEHRHVHRAAERKRLSLTMALTGSTMIIEVIGGLFTGSLALLSDAGHMLTHFFALLISFLAILVAAIPTHPKRSFGLYRVEVLAALFNGVTLLVITALILYEGFNRLFHLAPVKEVPMLLVAVFGLAVNLLSAVILYDVGKEDLNVRSAFLHMLGDTASSLGIVGGAAIIYFTGWYFIDPLLSILIAIVILFWSWNLLRDSIHILLETAPRHIKIDEVVRLIRDEAPEVADVHDVHVWEITSQMYSMTAHLVFRENFRVSECAEVFRRLERPLRERFRISHVNFSPESE